The Pseudomonas sp. FP2309 genome has a window encoding:
- the pal gene encoding peptidoglycan-associated lipoprotein Pal → MEMLKFGKFAALALALSVAVGCSSKGGDNAGEGAAVDPNAGYGANTGAVDGSLSEEAALRAITTFYFEYDSSDLKPEAMRALDVHAKDLKANGARVVLEGNTDERGTREYNMALGERRAKAVQRYLVLQGVAPGQLELVSYGKERPVATGHDEQSWAQNRRVELRK, encoded by the coding sequence ATGGAAATGCTGAAGTTTGGTAAGTTTGCTGCTCTGGCTCTGGCTCTGTCCGTAGCCGTTGGTTGCTCGTCTAAAGGCGGCGACAATGCCGGTGAAGGCGCAGCTGTTGATCCAAACGCTGGTTACGGCGCTAACACTGGTGCAGTTGACGGCTCCCTGAGCGAAGAAGCTGCTCTGCGCGCTATCACCACTTTCTACTTCGAATATGACAGTTCGGACCTGAAACCAGAAGCCATGCGCGCTCTGGACGTTCACGCGAAAGACCTGAAAGCTAACGGCGCTCGCGTTGTTCTGGAAGGTAACACCGACGAACGTGGTACTCGTGAGTACAACATGGCACTGGGCGAGCGTCGTGCGAAAGCCGTTCAGCGCTACCTGGTACTGCAAGGTGTTGCTCCAGGCCAACTGGAACTGGTTTCCTACGGTAAAGAGCGTCCAGTTGCTACTGGCCACGACGAGCAGTCCTGGGCTCAAAACCGTCGCGTCGAACTGCGTAAGTAA